CAGGGCCCATCGCGCCGCCAACATACGGATTGACGGCCTGCACCGTCTTGCCGGTCACCTCCAGCGTTCGGTCGATCTTCACGAGCGTGCCGGAGCGGTAGGCCAGGTAGATGTCGCGAGTGAACTTGAGGCGCGGGCTCTCGATCTCCGTCGTGCCGAAGACGATCGTCTTCTCCTTCGGCGCGCCGGAGTACTCCTGGTGAACCTTCGCCGTCGGATAGCCGTCCTGCCATTCCAGCCCCTCGAGCGTGGTCTTGACCGACACGCGCGGTTGCTTGTCGGGCGGGGTGCCGGGGATGTCGATCACGACGTTCGGCGTGGTCCAGGTATCGCCTACGCGAACGGCGTGCGTGGGCAGGATGGGCAGGTCGAGCGTGGCGCTAACGGGCAGCCCCAGCATCGCGAACTGGTCGAACGAGACCGTGCTGTTCTGGTAGTGCACGATGCCGCGAGGGTCGATCTCCTGGTAGAGCGATTTCGGCAGGTATTGCTCGGGATAGATCGTCTCCTGGCCCGCGCGGCGCACCGCCAGGCGGGTCAGGCGATTGCGGACGATGGCGCGCCCGTTGGAGTAGAGGTCCTCGACGGCCAGCAGGAGGTCGCTGTTCTGCCCGATGAGCTCCACGTCACCCGTCGCCTGCGCGCCCTGCGTGAGGCCGCCCACCACGGAGACCTCGCCCGAGCGCGCATAGGTCCGGTTGCTGGCGTCCCGCCACTGGTAGCGCAGGCGAATGGCGCCGGGATCGGTTGTGATCTTGTTCGCCAGCGTCACGTGCACGGCGCTCGTCTCCAGCAGCTTCGAGCCGCCGGCCGCGCCCTTGGCCGGGCCGTAGAGGCGGGCCGTCACTACATGCTCGCCGTCCTTGGGCGCCTCCTCCTTGACGCTACCTCGCACGCGCACCGGCGACTTCGTGTTCCACTGGAACTCGAACATCTGGCCGGGCTTCGCCCGAGCGCGCTGCGCGGCTGTGGGGGAGAGGGCTACGCGGAACTGATCATCGATGGCGAACGACACGTAGCCGCCTTCAGGGATACTGGCGATCGGCACTCGGACCGGCACTTTCTCGCGAACCGTGGCCCCGTCCGGCGGGTATCTAATGCTAAATGGGGCGGTGTTCTGGCCATGCGCGCGTCCACCCGCAAGGCCGAGCAGCACAAGGCTGCCGGTAAGCGCGGCCAACGATCGCAGATGCATGGACGACTCCCTCCTGAAGTGGCTTGGCGTCTGGGGTCAAGTGTAGCACAGCGCCCTCGGAAAGTCAAAGGGCGCGCGGATACGTTGACAGTTGACGCGCGGTTCATGTACACTTTAGACGCCAGCCGTACGTCCGGCGTTACCGCCCCGTGTCGACGTCATTCCATAGCTGTGCGGAGCCCGGCCGCTCGCGCTCCGCTCCCTGCGGGCTCCTGCCAGCGCCCGCCCGGCGCCCGCGCCCTTCTGCCGGAGCGCCAGGAGATGCCCGTACCGTGTCGCGCCCAGTCGCCCGCTTCGCCGCCTGTCTTTTCCTGGCTGCCTGCGCCCCGGCGGCCCGGCCGGCGCAGGACGCCCCGCTCCCTAGCGTCGCAGTCGGATGCAGTGACCGAGACGTTCGAATCATCGGTCCCACCGGCAAGATCGTCCAGGATCTCCTTGCGCACGACACCGCCGTCTCGGCCGTCTCTTTCTCGCCGGACGGCAGGCGCGTTGTCTCCGCCAGCCTCGACAAGACCGTAAAGTTCTGGAACGCGGACGACGGCTCCCTGGAGAACAGCATCGACGCGCACGCCCAGGGGGTGCTGTGCATCGCACTGACGGCGGACGGACGCACGCTCGCGACGGGCGGAGCCGACGCCAGGGTGAAGACCTGGAACGCCTTCACGGGCAAGCTGCTTCACGACATCGCCGCCCATAGCCAGCCCGTGCGGGCGCTAGCGTGGAGTCCAGACAGCAAGATGCTGGCGTCCGGCGGCTCCGATCGGCTCGTGCAGGTGTGGCGTGCTGACGGGTCGCTCGCGGGCACCATGGTCGGCCACGACGAGGCCGTGACGGCGTTGGCGTGGAGCCCGGACGGTCGCGTGCTGCTGTCGGCCTCCGCGGATGGGTACGTGAAGATGTGGAACGCGGCGGACCTCAGCCTGATGGCCCGCCAGCGCGCACACGACCGCGGCGTGGCGGCGATCGCCCTCTCGCCCGACGGCGCGGCGCTGGCGTCGGCGGGCGGCGACAGCCGGCTCAAGCTGTGGGCCATCGCGCCGACCGGCCTAACCGAGAAGGCCTCGATCATGCTGGAGAAGCCGGCCGTCGGCCTGGGGTGGAGCCGCGACGGGCGCATGCTCGTGTCGGCGGGGCCGGATAGGGCGGTGCGCTACTGGACGCCGGTGGGCCTGGCGGCGGCGGGTCGCGTCGAGGTGCCCTCCGCCGTCACCGCGTTGGCGGTGGGCGGCGGCTGACGCGGTGGCGCGGGGGCGCGGTGGCGCGGGGGCGCGGCGCGAGCGGGGGCGCGGTCGTTGGCGCCTTGCGTGTGGGGCGTCAGACCTTCGGCGGAACGAAGTTCTGTACCTCCTCCTCCGTCTTCGGGACCGCGACGCGGCCCGCCGCGACCTCCCTGGTCAGGCGGTCGAGCGCATCCAGCACGTGCTGCGGCACATCCTTGCGAGTGTACCGCATCGGTGAAAGACGCACGGCGCCCTCGCGCACGCCGAGCACGTGGTCGCCCCTCTGCCAGCGGCCCTCGGCCAGCGCCTTCACCGTGTCGAACACGGCCGTGTCCACGCCCTTCATCACGCTCGTCAGCACGCGACCCGGGTGCTCCTCGTCCTGGTCCCTGTCAACGCCGATGGCGTAGTAGCCCGGCCCCTTCTCCGCGGCCGCGTCCAGCACCCCGAGGCCCGCCTTGCCGGTAGCATGGAACACGATGTCCGCGCCCTGCGCGTACTCCAGCAGGGCCAGCTCCTTGCCCTTCGCCACGTCGGTCCAGCCGCCCACGTACTTCACGATCACGCGGACGTCCGGCCGGGCGGTCCGCGCGCCAGCGCGGTAGCCGCACTCGAACTTCTTGATCAGCGGCCCCTCGACTCCGCCGACGAACCCCAGGCCCCCCGTCTTCGTCATTCGCCCGGCGAGGTAGCCGGCCAGGAAGGCGCCCTCCTCCTCGCGGAACTTGAGCGCCGCGCAGTTGGGCAGGTTCGGCGCGCTGCCATCGATGATGGCAAACTTCACTTCCGGGTAGCGGGGAGCCACCTCGGCGAGGGCATCCTCCATCAGGTAGCCGACGGCGAACACGAGCCTGGGCCCCTGTTCGGCGAGGATGCTCAGGTTGGTCTCGTAGTCGCTCTGCTCCTTGCTCTCGAGGTACTCGATCCTGGCCTTGAGCTCCTCGCGCGCGCGGTTCAGTCCGGCCCACGCCGACGCGTTGAACGAGCGGTCGTCGATCCCGCCCGCGTCGGTCACCATGCCGGCCCAGACGGCCGGCTCGCCGGGCGGAGCGGCCTCGCGGGCCGTCCGGGCGTCGCGCCCCGCGCAGCCGCCCAGGAGAAGCGCGCCGGCGAGCAGGGCGTAGACGCGACGTGGTCTCGCCATCGCCTACGCTCGCGGCTTGTGGATCGCCTCGCCCTTCACGTCGAGCGAGGCCTCCAGGATGGCTTCCGCGAGCGTCGGGTGCGCGTGCACCATCGTCATCAGCTCCTCCACCGTGGCCTCGAGCTTGATGGCGGCGACGGCCTCGTGGATCAGGTCGGAGGCGTGGGGCCCCACGATGTGGACGCCGAGGATCTCGCCATACTTGCGCTCGGCGACCACCTTCACGAGCCCTTCCTGCTCGTCCATGGCCATCGCCTTGCCCAGCGGGCGGAACGGGTACTTGCCGACCGCCACATCGTAGCCGGCCTCGCGCGCCTCCTTCTCGGACTGCCCGACTGTGGCAAGCTCCGGCTCCGTGAAGACCGGCGACGGGATGGCGCGGTAGTCCATCGTTGTGTCGAGGCCCATCGCGTTCTCGGCGGCGACGACCCCCTGGTGCGAGGCGACATGAGCAAGGAGGAACTTGCCGGTGACGTCGCCCAGGGCGTAGATGCCCGCTACGTTCGTGCGCATGTGCTCGTCAACGGTGATTCCGCTTCGCGTGTACTGCACTCCGACGGCGTCCAACCCGATGTCCGCCATGACGGCGCGGCGACCGGCGCCGACCAGGATCACGTCGGCCCCGAGCGTCTGCTCGCCCTTCTCGCCTGCAACCGTCACGGTGAAGCCGTCCGCCCCGCGCTGCACGCCGGTCACCTTGCTGGAGAGGTGGAACTTGATGCCCTGACGCGTGAGGCTCTTGCGGAGCTCGGACGCGACGTCGGAGTCCGCAAGCGGCAGGACCTCGGGCATCATCTCCACTACCTCGCACCTGGCGCCGAGGCCGTTGAAGATGTAGGCGAACTCGAGTCCGACGGCGCCCGCCCCGATGATGAGCATCCGGCCCGGCACGGAGGGTGCGCCGACCGCCTCGTTGCTCGTCCAGACGCCCTCGCCCTCGAGGCCGGGGATGGGCGGGATCACCGGCTCGCCACCCGTGGCGATCAGGATGCTGCGGGTGGCGATGATCTCTTTGGAGCCGTCTTCGGCGGTGACCTCGACCTGGTTGGGTGCGGTGATGCGTGCGACGCCGACGACCTTGCGCACGTGGTTGGACTTCAGGAGCGTCTCGACGCCGCCACGCAGCGTGGTCACGATCTTCGTCTTGCGTTCCATGATCTTGGCGAAGTCGTAGCCGACCTCGCCGGTCAGGACGCCGAGTCGAGCGGCCGAGCGAGCGGCCTGAAGGCGCTCGACACTGCCGATGATGGCCTTCGTCGGGATACAGCCCCAGTTCAGGCAGACGCCGCCCCAGTTCTTCGCGCCCTTCTCCACGCAGACGGTCTTCGCGCCGATCTGGGCCGCGCGGATGGCCGCGACGTAGCCTCCGGGCCCAGACCCGATGACCACGACGTCGGCATCAAAGGTACCCGCCTGAGACATGTGCTCCTCCACCTCCTCGTCGATCCGTGCGCGCGTCGCGGCCCGGGCCGGCGCCAACGCGGCGCGCGACGAAGGGCGCGCCGACGGCTCGGCCAGAACGGGCGCTCCGGACCTGATGTCGCCGGTCATCGTTCCCTCCTAACGCACATCTCAGCGCCCGGCGAAGGGATCGCGCGCCGGTCCGACCGACCGCATTGTAGCACACGCGCGAGAGGGCTGGCAACGACGTTCGCCCGGCCTCGATGCCCGCCCGGAGGCCGTGTCTGGAGGGGGTTGCACTTGGCCGCGCGCGTGGAGTATACTGCCTGCCGTTAGCACTCACCGTGTATGAGTGCCAGTGTTGGCAGGGTTGGCCGCCTGCGACGGGGCCGCGCGACGCGGCCCGTCTGCGTGGTGCGATGGGGCTCGCGGCGGCCCGCGTGCCAGGGAGTCATCCACGCGCGGCGGCGCGCCAGCAGCCGGCGCGCAACAACTTCGGGAGGCAGATCGACAATGGCGCTGAAACCGCTGGGGGATCGACTGATCGTCAAGCCCAGCCAGGCCGAGGAAGTGACGGCTGGCGGGATCGTGCTGCCGGACTCCGCCAAGGAGAAGCCGCAGCAGGGTGAGGTCATCGCGGTAGGGCCCGGCAAGCTCCTGGACAACGGCAAGACCGTTCCCATGGGCGTGAGCGTGGGCGAGACCATCTACTACGCCAAGTACGGCGGCACCGAGATCAAGATCGGCGCGGACGACTACGTGATACTGCGCCAGGACGACGTGCTGGCAATCCTGGACAAATAGGAGATCGACTCATGGCAGCCAAGGACCTGCGGTTCAACGAGGAGGCGCGCCGGTCGCTCGAGCGGGGCGTCAACACGCTCGCCGAGGCCGTTAAGGTAACGCTCGGCCCGCGCGGGCGCTACGTCGTCCTCGAGAAGAAGTACGGTTCACCCTCCCTCGTGGATGATGGCGTGACCATCGCCAAGGAGGTGGAGGTCGAGGACCCGTTCGAGAACATGGGCGCGCAGCTCGCCCGCGAAGTGGCCTCGAAGACCAATGACGTGGCCGGCGACGGAACCACCACGGCCACCGTGCTCGCCCAGAGCATCGTGCGCGAGGGCCTGAAGACGGTCGCGGCGGGCGCCAACCCGATGCTCGTCAAGCGCGGCATCGACCGCGCCGTCGAGGCCGCCGTCGGTGAGATCCAGCGCCTCGCGACGCCGGTTGAGACCAAGGAGGCCATCCTCCAGGTCGCGACCAACTCCGCCAAGAACGACCAGGTCGGCGAGACCATCGCCGAGGCCATGGACAAGGTGGGCAAGGACGGCGTCATCACGGTTGAGGAGAGCAAGGGCACGCAGACCAGCCTGGAATTGGTCGACGGCATGCAGTTCGACAAGGGCTACATCTCTCCGTACTTCGTGACCGACGCGGAGCGGATGGAGGCCGTCCTGGACGAGCCGCTCGTGCTGCTCTACGAGAAGAAGATCAGCGCCATCGCGGACCTCATCCCGGCGCTTGAGAAGGTCGCTCGCATGGGCCGGCCGCTCGTCATCCTCGCCGAGGATGTGGAGGGCGAGGCCCTCGCCACCCTCGTCGTCAACAAGATCCGCGGCACGCTCAACACGGTCGCCGTGAAGGCGCCCGGGTTCGGCGATCGTCGCAAGGCGATGATGGAGGACATCGCGATCCTCACCGGCGGCAAGTTCATTACCGAGGACCTGGGCATCAAGCTCGAGAACCTCGACACCGCCATGCTCGGCAGCGCCAAGCGGATCACCATCACCAAAGACGACACGACGATCGTCGAGGGCAAGGGGGAGTCGCAGGCGATCCAGGGGCGCATCACTCAGATCCGTCGGCAGATCGAGGACACCGACAGCGACTACGACCGCGAGAAGCTCCAGGAGCGCCTGGCCAAGCTCTCCGGCGGCGTGGCCGTGATCAAGGTGGGCGCCGCAACCGAGACCGAGCTCAAGGAGCGCAAGCACCGCTTCGAGGACGCTCTCTCCGCTACGCGCGCGGCGGTCGAGGAGGGCATCGTCCCGGGCGGCGGCATCGCGCTGCTGCGGGCTCTCAAGGCCATCGACGGCGTGGCGGCCGAGGACGACGAGCAGATCGGCGTGAACATCATCCGCCGCGCGCTCGAGGAGCCGGCGCGCTGCATCGCCGACAACGCCGGCGCCGAGGGATCGGTGGTTGTCGAGCGCATCAAGTCATCCGAGGGCAATACCGGCTACAACGCGATGACCGGCGCGTACGAGGACATGCTCAAGGCAGGCATCGTCGACCCCGCCAAGGTCACGCGGTCGGCCCTGCAGAACGCGGCCTCCATCGGCTCCATGTTGCTCACCACCGAGTGCCTCGTGGCCGAGCGCAAGGAGGAGAAGCCGCCAGCGCCGGCCGGACCTCCGGGCGGCGGCATGGGCGGGATGTACTGATCGCCCATCGACCACGGTTGAGCGCACGCGCGGCGGGCCGGGGACTTCCCCGGCCCGCCGTTGGCGTCTGCCCTGGCTACCCGGCTGGGGGCGGCTTGCGGCGGATGCTGCTCTCGGTGCCGGCGCGCAGGCGCGCCACATTGGCGCGGTGCTTCGCGAGGGCGTAGGTCCCGGCGGCGAGGCCGAGCCCGAGGCGGACCCAGTCGCCGGGGTAGAAGAGCCAACTCAGCGGAGCCAGCGCCGCGGCGGCCGCCATCGAGCCCACCGAGACATACCCCGACGCGGCCAACGCCACGCTCCACAGCAGGAACGCGCCGACCGCCACCTTCCAGCTTACGCCGATGAGCACGCCCAGGCTCGTCGCCACGCCCTTGCCGCCCCGGAAGCCCAGGAACGGCGAAGCGCCGTGCCCGAGGATCGCGGCGAGCCCGGCGGCGACCTGCCAGCCAGCGGCCAGGCCGAGCGCGGAGGCAGCGACCGGCGGCGCCAACCCCTTGAGCACGTCGAGCCCCAGGCAGGCGATGCCCGCCGGCTTGCCCGCCACCCGGAACACGTTGGTGGCACCAATGTTGCCGCTTCCGTGCTCGCGCACGTCGACGCGGGCGAGCCAGCGCGCGACCAGGATGCCGAAGGGGATGCTGCCGAGCAGATAGCTGCCGGCCAGCAGCAGCGCGAGGGTCACGCGCGCTCGCTCCGTGGAGCGGACGATGGAGCTCGCCGGCCCCGGCCTTCACCTTCCATAGAACAGCCTCTCCACCACGATTCGCGTCTCGCGCATCCGCTCGGCGAATCGGCGCCTGAAGGCATCCTCCGCCGCCTCGCCGGCCGCGCCCACGGCGCCGGTACCCACGGCGAGGGCGCGAAGCCGCCGCGCATCGTCCGGCAGTACCTCGGTGGGGATGTCGCCCAGCAGGGCCAGGCGGTTGCGCAGACGCGTCCACTCCTCATAGGTGGCGGCAAGCCGGGAAGCGTCCGGACCGGGCAGGGCGCCTGCGCGTCCCAGGGCGCGCAGCGCGGGCGCGGTGCCTGTGACGCGCGCCGTCGGGTGGTCGGCGCCCACGCGCATTTGCCAGAGTTGCGCCGTGAACTCGATGTCGCTCAGGCCGCCGTGGCCCAGCTTGATGTCGGTGTCGCGCTCTCCCGGCTTAAGTCGCTCCTGCTCGATGCGGCGCTTCATCTGGCGGATCTCCTCCACGCGCTCCTCTTCGAGCGGGCCCCGGTAGAGCGTCTCCTCCACGGTCGCCATGTACTCGGCGCCGGTTCGGACGTCGCCGGCCACGAGGCGCGCCTTCGTCAGCACCTGGCGCTCCCAGGTCTCGGCGCCCTCCGCGTAGTGGCGTCGGTAGTCCTCCACCGGCCGCGCGAGCGCGCCGAAGCGGCCCTCCGGCCGCAGCCGCGCGTCGATCTCGACGGGCGCGCCGCGCGTTCGCAGCTCCTGGCCGGCCGCCAGAAGCGTCTCGGCCGCCGTGGTGGCCGCAGCGAAGCCCGCGTCCATGACGCCCGGAGCCGAGCCCGCGCCCCCGCGAAAGACCAGGACGACATCCCAGTCGGAGCCGTAGCTGAGCTCCTGACCCCCCAGCTTGCCCAGGCCGACGAGCGCGAGCGAGGCGAGGGTGTCGCGGGCGGCCGCTTCCCGGTGGCGGGCGGCCGCCCGGCGCGTCGCGAACGCCAGCAGCGCATGCAGCACGGCCTCGGCCATCGCGGTGAGCTCCTCGCACACGCCGAGCGCGCTCGTCTCTCCCCAGGTGTCGCGCGCGCCGATGCGCAGCCGCTCGCGCTGCACATAGCCGGCGACCGCGGACCAGAACGCCTCGTCCTCCTCCGGCTCGGCGCCATGACCGCGCGGCAGCCGCGCTTCGAGCTCCCGCCGCGCCTCCTCTGATCGCTTCGGCGCCGGATCGATCACCTCCTCGCTGACGAGCAGATCCAGCCACTCGAGGCGCCGGGTGAGCGCGACGATGAGGGGCGGGCTGCCCGCGGCCAGGCGGGCGAGGCGGTCCAGCAGGTCCGGAGCGTCCGCCAGCGAGCGGTAGAGCTCGGCTCGGTTGGGCATGGCGATCGCGAGCGAGTCCAGGCCTGCCAGCGCGGCATCCGGGTCGCCGGTGCGGGCGCAGGCGGCGACGAGCACTCCCGCAAGCTGCACGAAGCGCTCGCTGGCCTCCGGGCGCGCGCGCCCGTAGTCTCCACCCTCCACGGCGCCCCGCGCGATCGCGACGGCGCGGTCCGGGTCGCGGAAGCCCCGATCACGCAGATCGGCCACGAGCGCCTCGCGCGCGCTGGGCGAGTCGATGGCTGTAAGGAGGTCGGCGAGCCGGTCGGGCCCTCTCGGCGGCGGCGCCTCCCCCGGTCGGAACAGGCGCTCGAATAGCTCGCGCACACGGTGCGTGCGCCGGCGATAGTCCGCGTCGAACGTCACCACGTCCGGATAGCCGAGCCTCCGAGCGAGGAGACGGCGCTCGTCGGAGCGGGTGGGCAGCGCCTGCGTCTGCAGTTCGTAGAGGATCTGCAGCCGGTGCTCCACCGTGCGAAGGAAGGCGTAGGCGTCGGCAAGCTCCGCGCTCTCGGTTCCGGAGAGCACGCCGACCTGCCGCAGCCTGGCGATGGCCTCCAGCGTGTTCGGCGTCCGGAGCATCGGGTCGCGCCCGCCGTGCTCGAGCTGGAGGAGCTGGACGGCGAACTCGATGTCGCGAATGCCGCCGCGGCCGACCTTGACGTTCGTGTCCGCGATCCCCTCCATCTCGGCCTTGCGCTCGATGCGCTGCTTGTTGCGCCGGATTGAGTCGAGGAACTCGGCCGCGGGCGTGCGGCGGTAGACGAACGGCTCCACCATGCGCACGAACGCTTCGCCCAGCACCGGATCGCCGGCGATGGCGCGCGCCTTGATCAGCGCCTGCCGCTCCCAGGGCTCGGCCCAGTTCTCGTAGTAGGCGCGGTAGGAGGAGAGCGTCCGCACCAGCGCGCCGAAGCGACCCTCGGGGCGCAGCCGCATGTCCACGCGGAACAGATGACCGTTGTTCATGCGGCGCGACAGGCCATTGACGGTGGCCTCGGCGAGACCGTGCGCGACGTCGAGCGGCGGGCCGGGCGGCCCGTCGGCCTCGGCTTCGCAGCCGCACACGAACAGGAGGTCGATGTCGCTGGAGTAGTTGAGTTCGGCGCCGCCTAGCTTCCCCATGCCGATGACGGCGAAGGGCGCTGCGGCGACCGCGCCGCGCCGTTCGGCGATCTGTGCGCGCGCGATCTCATAGCACTTCTGCACGCACGCGTCGGCCAGATTGGAGAACTCGCGGGCCGTGGCGGGAAGGTCGGCCAGGCCCAGGATGTCGCGCGTACCGATCCGCAGCACCTCGCGCTGCCGAAAACGGCGCATGGCGTCCAGCCGCACGTCGGGGTGGGCAATGCCGTCCACGAAGCGCGAGAGCTCGCCGTAGAGCTCGGCGGCCGACTTCGAGCCGCCGCGCACGCCGGGGTTGGCCAGGATCTCGAAGTACTCCGGGCTGCGGATCAGGATGTCGGAGAAGAACTGGCTCACGCCGCACACGCTGAAGAAGATCCGCAACGCCGCCGGGTGGGCGAGAAGGTAGCGGAATTGCGTGTAGCGGCTGGTGACCGAGGCGATCCAGCGCTCGAAGTTGTTCAGCGCGCGGTCGGGGTCCGGGCTCTCGCACACCGCGTCGAGGAGCGAGGGCAGGAGTTGTCCGACGTCCTCGTCCGTGACGCCCTGGCCCGCAAGCGAGCGCAGGATTCGCAGCGCGCGCTGCGGGTCGGCGAAGTCGCAGCCGGCCAGCGTCGTCTCGTTCAGCTCGTCAAGTGACATGGGTGTGCGCGCCGCCGAGGCGCCGAAGGCTACGTGCTCTGGCTGCCCCGAACGCTCTCCGCCTTGCGTGCCCGCAGCACGATGGGGGTGCCTTCGAGCGTGTAGGCGGCGCGGATGCGGTTCTCCAGGTAGCGCAGGTAAGAGAAGTGGAGCAGGTCCGGGTCGTTGACGAACATGAGCACGGTCGGTGGCTGCACGCGCGGCATCGTGGCGTAGTAGACGCGCAGCTCGCGGCCTTTCTCGGTGCGCGGGTGGTCCTCCACGGCATCGCGGACGATCCGGTTCAACTCGCCCGTCGGGATGCGATGCGCGTGGTTGGCGGCCGCGCCAAGCGCCGTATCGATCACCTCCGCGATACTGAAGCGCTCCTGGGCCGAGCAGAAGACTAGCGGGGCGTAGGAGAGGAACGGCAACTCCGCGCGTGCCCTCTCGGTGAAGCGCGCGATGAGCGTGCGGCCGGGCCGTTTGCCCTGCGCGATGCCCGGGTCGAGAAGGTCCCACTTGTTCACGGCGACGACGACGGCGCGGCCGGCCTCGTGCGCCAGGCCGGCAACGCGCTTGTCGCCGTCGGTCACGCCGTCGGCCGCGTCCACCACGACCACGGCGACCTGGCATCGGTCGATGGCCGTCCTCGCGCGCAGGACCGTGTAGTACTCCACGCTGCCCTGAATCTTGCCGGCCCGCCGGATCCCGGCCGTATCGATCAGCAGGATGGGCTGCCCCTCGTGCTCAAGCCGCGTGTCGATGGCGTCGCGGGTGGTGCCGGGGATCGGGCTAACGATGGTGCGCTCCTCCCCGAGCACCGCGTTCGTGAGGGAGGACTTGCCCACGTTCGGCCGACCGATGATGGCCAGCCGAATGGTCTCCTCATCCTCCTCCTCCTCGACCGCGGCGGGCAGCGCCTCGACCAGCTCGTCCAGCAGGTCCGCGACGCCGTGACCGTGCACGGCCGAGACCGTGTGGACGTGGCCCATGCCAAGCTGGTAGAACTCGACGGCGTCGTGCGACTGGCGCGCCGTATCGGCCTTGTTCACCACGAGGAACACGGGAGTCGGCGATCCGCGGAGCGCGTCGGCGAGGTCGCGGTCGGCGGCCGTCATGCCGTCGGCAGCGTCACACACAAAGACGATGGCGTCCGCCTCGTCCATCGCGATGTGCGCCTGCTGTCGCACCTGGGCGATCAGGGGCTCGTGCTGATCGAGCACAATGCCGCCGGTGTCGATGACCGTGAAGGAGCGCCCTCGCCACTCGACCGGCGCGTACAGCCGGTCGCGCGTGATCCCGGGAGTGTCCTGCACGATCGCGACGCGCTTTCCGACCAGCCGGTTGAACAGCGTCGACTTCCCGACGTTGGGCCTGCCGACGACGGCGACGAGAGGGCTTGCCAAGGCGGTACACCCCTTACTGTGCTGAGCTTGAGGATAGCACAGATCGCCGCGCATTACAAACGAGCGGCGAGTGGTGCGTCCGGCGAGCGCCGTGGCGCACCAAGCCACCGCACGGACCAGGGGCCGGTGTGCGCGCCCCTGCCGTCCAGCACGCTCACTCC
This portion of the Chthonomonadales bacterium genome encodes:
- the groL gene encoding chaperonin GroEL (60 kDa chaperone family; promotes refolding of misfolded polypeptides especially under stressful conditions; forms two stacked rings of heptamers to form a barrel-shaped 14mer; ends can be capped by GroES; misfolded proteins enter the barrel where they are refolded when GroES binds); translated protein: MAAKDLRFNEEARRSLERGVNTLAEAVKVTLGPRGRYVVLEKKYGSPSLVDDGVTIAKEVEVEDPFENMGAQLAREVASKTNDVAGDGTTTATVLAQSIVREGLKTVAAGANPMLVKRGIDRAVEAAVGEIQRLATPVETKEAILQVATNSAKNDQVGETIAEAMDKVGKDGVITVEESKGTQTSLELVDGMQFDKGYISPYFVTDAERMEAVLDEPLVLLYEKKISAIADLIPALEKVARMGRPLVILAEDVEGEALATLVVNKIRGTLNTVAVKAPGFGDRRKAMMEDIAILTGGKFITEDLGIKLENLDTAMLGSAKRITITKDDTTIVEGKGESQAIQGRITQIRRQIEDTDSDYDREKLQERLAKLSGGVAVIKVGAATETELKERKHRFEDALSATRAAVEEGIVPGGGIALLRALKAIDGVAAEDDEQIGVNIIRRALEEPARCIADNAGAEGSVVVERIKSSEGNTGYNAMTGAYEDMLKAGIVDPAKVTRSALQNAASIGSMLLTTECLVAERKEEKPPAPAGPPGGGMGGMY
- a CDS encoding BMP family ABC transporter substrate-binding protein, with amino-acid sequence MARPRRVYALLAGALLLGGCAGRDARTAREAAPPGEPAVWAGMVTDAGGIDDRSFNASAWAGLNRAREELKARIEYLESKEQSDYETNLSILAEQGPRLVFAVGYLMEDALAEVAPRYPEVKFAIIDGSAPNLPNCAALKFREEEGAFLAGYLAGRMTKTGGLGFVGGVEGPLIKKFECGYRAGARTARPDVRVIVKYVGGWTDVAKGKELALLEYAQGADIVFHATGKAGLGVLDAAAEKGPGYYAIGVDRDQDEEHPGRVLTSVMKGVDTAVFDTVKALAEGRWQRGDHVLGVREGAVRLSPMRYTRKDVPQHVLDALDRLTREVAAGRVAVPKTEEEVQNFVPPKV
- the plsY gene encoding glycerol-3-phosphate 1-O-acyltransferase PlsY, whose product is MTLALLLAGSYLLGSIPFGILVARWLARVDVREHGSGNIGATNVFRVAGKPAGIACLGLDVLKGLAPPVAASALGLAAGWQVAAGLAAILGHGASPFLGFRGGKGVATSLGVLIGVSWKVAVGAFLLWSVALAASGYVSVGSMAAAAALAPLSWLFYPGDWVRLGLGLAAGTYALAKHRANVARLRAGTESSIRRKPPPAG
- the der gene encoding ribosome biogenesis GTPase Der encodes the protein MASPLVAVVGRPNVGKSTLFNRLVGKRVAIVQDTPGITRDRLYAPVEWRGRSFTVIDTGGIVLDQHEPLIAQVRQQAHIAMDEADAIVFVCDAADGMTAADRDLADALRGSPTPVFLVVNKADTARQSHDAVEFYQLGMGHVHTVSAVHGHGVADLLDELVEALPAAVEEEEDEETIRLAIIGRPNVGKSSLTNAVLGEERTIVSPIPGTTRDAIDTRLEHEGQPILLIDTAGIRRAGKIQGSVEYYTVLRARTAIDRCQVAVVVVDAADGVTDGDKRVAGLAHEAGRAVVVAVNKWDLLDPGIAQGKRPGRTLIARFTERARAELPFLSYAPLVFCSAQERFSIAEVIDTALGAAANHAHRIPTGELNRIVRDAVEDHPRTEKGRELRVYYATMPRVQPPTVLMFVNDPDLLHFSYLRYLENRIRAAYTLEGTPIVLRARKAESVRGSQST
- the lpdA gene encoding dihydrolipoyl dehydrogenase; the protein is MTGDIRSGAPVLAEPSARPSSRAALAPARAATRARIDEEVEEHMSQAGTFDADVVVIGSGPGGYVAAIRAAQIGAKTVCVEKGAKNWGGVCLNWGCIPTKAIIGSVERLQAARSAARLGVLTGEVGYDFAKIMERKTKIVTTLRGGVETLLKSNHVRKVVGVARITAPNQVEVTAEDGSKEIIATRSILIATGGEPVIPPIPGLEGEGVWTSNEAVGAPSVPGRMLIIGAGAVGLEFAYIFNGLGARCEVVEMMPEVLPLADSDVASELRKSLTRQGIKFHLSSKVTGVQRGADGFTVTVAGEKGEQTLGADVILVGAGRRAVMADIGLDAVGVQYTRSGITVDEHMRTNVAGIYALGDVTGKFLLAHVASHQGVVAAENAMGLDTTMDYRAIPSPVFTEPELATVGQSEKEAREAGYDVAVGKYPFRPLGKAMAMDEQEGLVKVVAERKYGEILGVHIVGPHASDLIHEAVAAIKLEATVEELMTMVHAHPTLAEAILEASLDVKGEAIHKPRA
- the groES gene encoding co-chaperone GroES; this encodes MALKPLGDRLIVKPSQAEEVTAGGIVLPDSAKEKPQQGEVIAVGPGKLLDNGKTVPMGVSVGETIYYAKYGGTEIKIGADDYVILRQDDVLAILDK
- a CDS encoding WD40 repeat domain-containing protein — its product is MSRPVARFAACLFLAACAPAARPAQDAPLPSVAVGCSDRDVRIIGPTGKIVQDLLAHDTAVSAVSFSPDGRRVVSASLDKTVKFWNADDGSLENSIDAHAQGVLCIALTADGRTLATGGADARVKTWNAFTGKLLHDIAAHSQPVRALAWSPDSKMLASGGSDRLVQVWRADGSLAGTMVGHDEAVTALAWSPDGRVLLSASADGYVKMWNAADLSLMARQRAHDRGVAAIALSPDGAALASAGGDSRLKLWAIAPTGLTEKASIMLEKPAVGLGWSRDGRMLVSAGPDRAVRYWTPVGLAAAGRVEVPSAVTALAVGGG